A genomic segment from Clostridium fungisolvens encodes:
- a CDS encoding class I SAM-dependent methyltransferase, whose product MNSNQYFDSIANKWNTMRSEYFKDEVRDRIVAKFNIKDKVVADLGCGTGFVSLGLAQESAMVFSLDRSYNMLKELKASANNVELRNIYPIKSSLDDLALFDESIDGVFINMALHHIVDAEKAIKEMYRVLKQDGTVLISDVYQHNGEWAREEMYDEWLGFTEEQIRQWLESAGFTSIKIEDTGLRCEGYSSKGEFTNPGIFMATAIKK is encoded by the coding sequence ATGAATTCTAATCAGTATTTTGATAGTATAGCAAACAAGTGGAATACTATGAGAAGTGAATATTTCAAGGATGAGGTAAGAGATAGAATAGTAGCAAAATTTAATATTAAAGATAAAGTGGTAGCTGACTTAGGATGTGGAACAGGATTTGTTTCATTGGGACTTGCTCAAGAATCAGCAATGGTATTCTCCTTAGACAGATCATATAACATGTTGAAAGAACTAAAAGCTTCAGCTAATAATGTAGAGCTTAGAAATATTTATCCAATAAAATCTTCTTTAGATGACTTAGCACTATTTGATGAATCAATAGATGGAGTTTTTATAAATATGGCATTGCACCACATAGTAGATGCAGAAAAGGCTATAAAAGAAATGTATAGAGTATTAAAGCAAGACGGAACTGTTTTGATATCTGATGTATACCAGCACAATGGTGAATGGGCTAGAGAAGAGATGTATGACGAATGGTTAGGTTTTACTGAAGAGCAGATTAGGCAATGGCTAGAGAGTGCTGGATTCACATCTATAAAGATAGAAGATACTGGGCTAAGATGCGAAGGTTATTCAAGTAAGGGTGAATTCACCAACCCAGGTATATTTATGGCAACAGCAATTAAGAAATAA
- a CDS encoding aspartate kinase, producing the protein MSDIVVAKFGGSSLADSEQFNKVKNIVIEDTRRRFVVPSAPGKRFKKDYKITDLLYLCYEHAKNEISFEDVFKHIEDRYKTLAVDLKVEIDIEKYLQEIKQKIEEGASADYTASRGEYLNGLLLAAFLNYEFVDAAEIIKFKHFGTLDMAATEVAVRERLKNVEKAVIPGFYGATPDGKIKTFSRGGSDITGAIIARCTSAKLYENWTDVSGFLMADPNIVENPKSIEYVTYKELRELSYMGAKVLHEESIFPVRDVGIPINIRNTNKPSDKGTFIVDEQRVQTYGDTITGIAGKKDFVVIAIQKMLMNLEQGFCRKLLTILESNGVSFENMPSGIDSVSLVIEESQVADKLEIILEEIKRQCNPDAVEVHPSMALIATVGKGMNRTKGVATNIFKSLSEADVNVRMINQGSSEINVIIGVENGDFEKAYRAIYGAFVK; encoded by the coding sequence ATGAGTGATATAGTTGTAGCTAAATTTGGAGGTAGTTCACTAGCAGACAGTGAACAGTTTAATAAAGTAAAAAATATTGTTATTGAGGATACACGAAGAAGATTTGTTGTGCCTTCAGCACCAGGAAAGAGATTTAAAAAGGATTATAAGATAACTGACTTATTATATCTTTGCTACGAGCATGCAAAGAATGAAATATCCTTTGAAGATGTATTTAAGCATATAGAAGATAGATATAAGACTTTGGCCGTAGATCTTAAGGTGGAAATTGATATAGAAAAGTATCTTCAGGAAATAAAGCAAAAGATAGAAGAAGGTGCTTCAGCAGATTACACTGCTAGCAGAGGAGAATATTTAAATGGATTATTACTTGCGGCATTTTTAAATTATGAATTTGTTGATGCTGCAGAGATAATAAAGTTTAAGCATTTTGGCACTTTAGATATGGCTGCTACTGAAGTTGCTGTAAGAGAAAGACTAAAAAATGTAGAAAAGGCTGTTATACCTGGATTCTATGGAGCTACACCAGATGGAAAAATAAAGACCTTTTCTAGAGGAGGTTCAGATATTACAGGAGCAATAATAGCAAGATGTACTAGTGCTAAGCTTTATGAGAACTGGACTGACGTTTCTGGATTCTTAATGGCAGATCCTAATATAGTTGAGAATCCAAAGTCTATAGAATATGTAACTTATAAGGAACTTAGAGAGCTATCTTATATGGGAGCAAAAGTGCTTCATGAAGAGAGTATTTTCCCTGTTAGAGATGTAGGTATACCTATAAATATAAGAAATACTAATAAACCTTCAGACAAAGGAACCTTCATAGTTGATGAACAGAGAGTTCAAACCTATGGAGATACAATTACAGGTATAGCGGGTAAGAAGGACTTTGTTGTAATTGCAATTCAAAAGATGCTTATGAACCTTGAACAAGGTTTTTGCAGAAAGCTTTTAACAATACTTGAAAGCAACGGGGTTTCCTTTGAAAACATGCCATCAGGAATAGACTCTGTATCCTTAGTTATAGAGGAGAGTCAGGTAGCAGATAAGCTTGAGATTATACTTGAAGAGATAAAAAGACAGTGTAATCCAGATGCTGTGGAGGTTCATCCTAGCATGGCTTTAATAGCTACTGTTGGTAAGGGGATGAATAGAACTAAAGGCGTAGCTACTAATATATTTAAAAGTCTTTCGGAAGCAGATGTTAATGTAAGAATGATAAACCAAGGATCTAGTGAGATAAACGTAATAATTGGTGTGGAAAACGGAGATTTTGAAAAGGCTTATAGAGCTATTTATGGTGCTTTCGTTAAATAA
- the thrB gene encoding homoserine kinase, with amino-acid sequence MVEVRVPATSANIGPGFDCLGIAVKKYNRFVVEEIEEGLVFEGCDEEFKNEDNLIYVAMKKCFDKIKYKPKGLSIKIESDIPVSRGLGSSAACVVGGILAANELAGSPLSKEEVLELSAEMEGHPDNITPALYGGMTVSVTEEDRTIYNKINIKEDIKLCVLIPDFKLSTEKARAVLPRSIDYKQGVYNIGRVALMISALSNGDLDLLKVACKDKLHEDYRAGLIENFYDIKNECSKQNALAVFLSGAGPTIMVMLRKDDKDFSTNIKSYLDTLKNNWQVLEVDIDNDGAIVLSL; translated from the coding sequence ATGGTAGAGGTTAGAGTTCCTGCAACAAGTGCAAATATAGGACCGGGGTTTGATTGTCTTGGAATAGCAGTAAAGAAATACAATAGATTTGTGGTAGAAGAAATAGAAGAAGGACTTGTTTTTGAAGGTTGCGATGAAGAGTTTAAGAACGAAGATAATTTAATATATGTAGCTATGAAAAAGTGCTTTGATAAGATTAAATATAAACCAAAAGGATTAAGTATAAAAATTGAAAGTGATATACCAGTATCGAGAGGACTTGGAAGTAGTGCAGCCTGTGTAGTTGGTGGAATATTAGCTGCAAATGAACTTGCTGGAAGTCCTTTAAGTAAAGAAGAAGTTTTAGAACTATCAGCAGAGATGGAAGGTCATCCTGATAATATAACTCCTGCTTTATATGGTGGGATGACTGTTTCAGTGACAGAAGAGGATAGGACTATATATAACAAAATAAATATAAAAGAAGATATTAAGCTTTGTGTATTGATACCGGATTTTAAACTATCTACTGAAAAGGCAAGAGCAGTACTTCCGAGGAGTATTGATTATAAGCAAGGTGTTTATAATATAGGCAGAGTAGCTCTTATGATATCTGCTTTATCAAATGGTGATTTAGATCTTCTTAAGGTTGCTTGCAAAGATAAGCTTCATGAGGATTATAGAGCAGGACTTATAGAAAACTTTTATGATATAAAAAATGAATGCAGTAAGCAAAATGCTTTAGCTGTATTTTTAAGTGGAGCTGGACCAACAATCATGGTTATGCTGAGAAAAGATGATAAAGACTTTTCTACAAATATAAAAAGTTATTTAGATACACTTAAAAATAACTGGCAGGTGTTAGAAGTGGATATCGATAATGATGGGGCTATAGTTTTGAGTCTATAA
- a CDS encoding VanW family protein: protein MLSRARKNNNMRALIIAAAGVIVVVTLAITYWYSIENYVRQWDTKIYSGVKIEGLDLSGKSKSEAVELLNDELKKILGDKKIIVKVQDKKFQLDYKTIKPQYDIVAAVNEALNYGKDKGLLDKKRLIKGGQATNINLNFKYDSEELNKFEKSIASKIDRKPKDASVNIINQSITINEERSGVVLNKELLDKNLKEALTGAWNKDILIDGEIQLVNAKITKEQLSRIDGVLSSFSTDYSTSTEARANNIAIAAKACNGKIVMPGDIFSYNATLGERTQEKGYMEAPIYKNNEVVDDVGGGICQVSTTLYRAAMRANLKAVERHNHSFKATYSPLGLDATVTWGYLDYKFKNTYDFPIYIEAVTSGRTVSFNIYGSKAGLGSKRYDLVSDEPTVIPAKVTEVNDPTLPEGQVVMDEKPIDGYKVKSYLVTYEDGKEVAREAVAYDTYIKKDGVRRVGTKRE, encoded by the coding sequence ATGCTAAGCAGAGCTAGAAAAAATAATAATATGAGAGCGTTGATAATTGCTGCTGCTGGTGTAATTGTTGTCGTAACTTTAGCTATTACATATTGGTATTCCATTGAGAATTACGTAAGACAATGGGATACTAAAATATATAGTGGAGTGAAGATAGAAGGACTAGACTTGTCAGGTAAGTCAAAGTCAGAAGCAGTGGAATTATTAAATGATGAACTTAAAAAAATTTTGGGTGATAAAAAGATAATTGTAAAAGTTCAGGACAAGAAATTTCAGTTAGATTATAAAACAATAAAACCACAGTATGATATAGTAGCTGCTGTGAACGAAGCTCTTAATTATGGAAAAGATAAAGGACTTCTAGATAAAAAAAGGTTAATAAAAGGTGGTCAGGCAACTAATATAAATCTCAATTTTAAATATGATAGTGAAGAATTAAATAAATTTGAGAAAAGTATTGCTTCTAAGATAGACAGAAAACCTAAAGATGCTTCAGTAAATATAATCAATCAGTCGATAACTATAAATGAAGAGCGAAGTGGCGTTGTTTTAAATAAGGAATTACTTGATAAAAATTTGAAAGAAGCATTAACTGGAGCTTGGAATAAGGATATATTGATTGATGGTGAGATACAATTAGTTAATGCAAAAATTACTAAAGAGCAGCTGTCAAGGATTGATGGAGTTTTGTCTTCATTCTCAACAGATTATTCTACCTCAACTGAAGCTAGAGCTAATAATATAGCAATAGCTGCAAAGGCTTGCAACGGAAAAATAGTTATGCCAGGAGATATTTTTAGTTATAATGCAACATTAGGTGAAAGAACTCAAGAAAAGGGTTATATGGAGGCTCCAATCTATAAAAATAATGAAGTAGTTGATGATGTTGGAGGCGGCATATGTCAGGTATCTACAACTTTGTATAGAGCTGCTATGAGGGCCAATCTTAAAGCAGTAGAAAGGCATAATCATTCTTTTAAGGCTACTTATTCACCTCTTGGACTTGATGCCACAGTGACTTGGGGATATCTAGATTATAAGTTCAAAAATACGTATGATTTTCCTATTTACATAGAAGCTGTGACAAGTGGAAGAACTGTAAGTTTTAATATATATGGTAGCAAAGCTGGATTGGGTAGCAAGAGATACGATTTGGTATCAGATGAACCTACTGTAATTCCTGCTAAGGTTACTGAAGTAAATGATCCGACTCTTCCAGAGGGTCAAGTAGTAATGGATGAAAAACCAATTGATGGTTATAAGGTAAAGTCTTATCTAGTTACTTATGAAGATGGGAAAGAAGTGGCAAGGGAAGCTGTAGCTTATGATACCTATATCAAAAAGGATGGGGTAAGACGGGTAGGAACTAAAAGAGAATAA
- a CDS encoding DUF1361 domain-containing protein produces MNTSENNIMTTKNILRIVTVVYSLWVIFCPYKGPRFMIWNLFLAWVPLEVMDSIIKINKENKTSKVIFINYILWIVWLLFYPNSPYMITDFIHIVSNKYYLAKPIHPNYAITNKILFNDNFKIWVDFVNIAIGAWLGYVVGFLSLNKAQQLSTRRYGKIISWVMVFSINMISGFAIYLGRFIRWNSWDVITNPKNIIVILVNNINRKSFNFTILFGIFTFVIYIINHAIRKDNIFIEGEENFEI; encoded by the coding sequence TTGAATACTAGTGAAAATAATATAATGACAACAAAAAACATATTAAGAATTGTTACGGTAGTATATTCTTTATGGGTAATCTTTTGCCCTTATAAAGGACCTAGATTTATGATATGGAATTTGTTTTTGGCCTGGGTCCCTTTAGAAGTTATGGATAGTATAATAAAGATAAATAAAGAGAATAAGACTAGCAAAGTAATTTTTATAAACTATATATTATGGATAGTTTGGCTGTTATTTTATCCCAATTCACCATATATGATTACAGACTTCATACACATAGTTAGTAATAAGTACTATTTAGCAAAGCCTATCCATCCAAATTATGCAATAACCAACAAGATATTATTTAATGATAATTTTAAGATATGGGTTGATTTTGTCAATATTGCCATTGGCGCGTGGCTGGGATATGTTGTGGGGTTCCTTTCCTTGAATAAGGCTCAACAATTATCTACTAGAAGATATGGAAAGATAATTTCATGGGTCATGGTGTTTTCTATAAATATGATAAGTGGTTTTGCTATATACCTAGGACGTTTCATAAGGTGGAATAGTTGGGATGTTATCACGAATCCAAAGAATATAATAGTTATTTTAGTAAATAACATTAATAGAAAGAGTTTTAACTTTACAATATTATTTGGCATATTTACTTTTGTTATATACATAATAAATCATGCTATACGGAAAGATAATATTTTTATAGAAGGAGAAGAGAATTTTGAAATTTGA
- a CDS encoding trans-sulfuration enzyme family protein produces the protein MNFESLLIHGGIDGDERTGAVNVPIFQTSTYKQPGFGVNKGYEYSRTGNPTREAVEKLIAELERGYAGYAFASGMAAITAVVSLFKSGDKLLISNNLYGGTFRVLDKVFKNFDISYGIVNTTDLEEIRASIDDKVKAIFIETPTNPLMDITDIEAVSKIAKENSILTVVDNTFMTPYLQRPIELGADIVVHSATKYLGGHSDLVAGLVVVNNEELSERLHFIQNSTGGVLAPFDSFLLIRGIKTLAVRMDRHNKNADVIAKYLNNREEIEKVFYPGLEGHIGHDTHKKQASGFGGVISFVLKEGYDYKKFVESLDIITFGESLGGVESLVCHPASMTHGSIPYEIRQKVGIVDNLIRLSIGIESEDDLIKDIQSALNKSKI, from the coding sequence ATGAATTTTGAATCATTGTTAATACATGGAGGAATAGATGGAGATGAAAGAACAGGAGCGGTTAATGTGCCTATATTTCAAACCTCGACATATAAACAACCTGGATTTGGTGTGAATAAAGGATATGAATACTCAAGAACTGGAAATCCAACTAGAGAAGCTGTGGAAAAATTAATAGCTGAACTAGAAAGAGGATATGCAGGGTATGCATTTGCTTCTGGAATGGCAGCAATAACTGCAGTTGTTTCATTATTTAAATCAGGAGATAAGCTTCTTATATCAAACAATCTTTACGGTGGAACTTTCAGAGTTCTTGATAAAGTGTTTAAGAACTTTGATATAAGTTATGGCATTGTCAATACAACTGATCTTGAAGAAATTAGAGCAAGTATAGATGATAAGGTAAAAGCTATATTTATAGAAACTCCAACTAACCCTTTAATGGATATAACAGATATTGAAGCTGTTTCTAAGATAGCTAAAGAAAATTCAATACTAACAGTAGTAGACAATACTTTTATGACTCCATATCTTCAAAGACCTATAGAATTAGGTGCTGATATAGTAGTTCATAGTGCAACTAAGTATCTAGGTGGACATAGTGATTTGGTGGCTGGTTTAGTTGTTGTTAATAATGAAGAGTTAAGTGAGAGACTTCATTTTATACAAAATTCAACTGGTGGTGTATTAGCTCCTTTTGATTCCTTCTTGCTAATAAGAGGAATAAAAACTTTGGCTGTTAGAATGGATAGACATAATAAGAATGCAGATGTTATAGCTAAATATCTAAATAATAGAGAAGAAATAGAGAAGGTTTTTTATCCAGGACTTGAAGGTCACATAGGACATGATACTCATAAAAAGCAAGCAAGTGGATTTGGTGGAGTTATATCTTTTGTGCTTAAAGAAGGATATGATTATAAAAAATTTGTTGAGTCTCTAGATATAATAACCTTTGGAGAAAGCTTAGGTGGAGTGGAATCGCTAGTTTGCCATCCAGCATCTATGACTCATGGATCAATTCCTTATGAAATTAGACAAAAGGTTGGTATAGTTGATAACTTAATAAGACTTTCAATAGGAATAGAAAGTGAAGATGATCTAATTAAAGATATACAGAGTGCTTTAAATAAATCTAAGATATAA
- a CDS encoding PLP-dependent cysteine synthase family protein yields MEYINDIRELIGNTPIIKLNHFNLKEGVNIFAKLEYYNPGGSVKDRIGEYMIKAAEDKGLLKEGYTIIEATAGNTGLGVALAAINKGYNIIFVVPTKFSEEKQMLMRALGAKVINTPRELGMLGAVEKAEELLKTTKDSISFKQFENIYNPLAHYETTGPEIYKALDGNIDYLVAGAGSGGTYSGVVRYLKEQDENIKGILADPEGSTMGGGIAGCYNIEGIGNDFIPKTMDMNLVDQIIKINDEESFKLVKELAYKEGIIVGSSSGAALSAALKLAQTIDKGNIVTIFPDRGDRYLSKGIYN; encoded by the coding sequence GTGGAGTATATAAATGATATAAGAGAGCTTATAGGTAATACGCCTATTATTAAATTAAATCATTTTAATTTAAAAGAAGGAGTAAATATATTTGCAAAACTAGAGTACTACAATCCAGGCGGAAGTGTAAAAGATAGGATTGGAGAGTATATGATAAAAGCTGCAGAAGATAAGGGGTTACTAAAAGAAGGCTATACAATTATCGAAGCCACTGCTGGTAATACTGGACTCGGAGTAGCTTTGGCTGCAATTAATAAAGGGTACAATATTATATTTGTGGTGCCTACAAAGTTTTCTGAAGAAAAGCAAATGCTTATGAGAGCACTTGGTGCTAAAGTTATAAACACTCCTAGAGAGCTTGGCATGTTAGGGGCAGTTGAGAAAGCGGAAGAGCTCTTAAAAACTACAAAAGATTCTATTAGCTTTAAGCAGTTTGAAAATATATATAACCCACTTGCTCATTATGAAACTACTGGGCCTGAAATATACAAAGCTTTAGATGGAAATATAGATTATTTGGTAGCAGGTGCTGGTAGTGGGGGCACTTACAGTGGTGTAGTAAGATATCTTAAGGAACAGGATGAGAATATAAAAGGAATACTGGCAGATCCAGAGGGGTCGACTATGGGTGGTGGAATAGCTGGTTGCTACAATATAGAAGGAATAGGTAATGATTTTATACCTAAAACTATGGACATGAATTTGGTTGATCAAATAATAAAGATTAACGATGAAGAGTCCTTTAAATTAGTAAAGGAACTTGCATATAAGGAAGGTATAATAGTAGGAAGTTCATCTGGAGCAGCGCTTTCAGCAGCATTAAAACTTGCACAGACTATAGATAAGGGAAATATAGTTACTATATTCCCTGATAGAGGAGATAGGTACCTAAGTAAAGGTATTTATAACTAA
- a CDS encoding LTA synthase family protein, which yields MKDAFMIGIRYINYRTVIGIAGSSILLIILAIKFRKYIVQSLAPKPRFNMLILALVIFAMNIYILDNSEYLSDLGIGKSWYTGKEEAVDNGLFVENFFLIKDYDEYISDKPEGYSKESITSVIDKLSKCNDIKVSSEVSMKPNVIVIMSESFWDATQLKGVTFDRDIVENVRKDIKGSIVSPVFGGGTANVEFEALTGLSNYFTNPGVIPYNVYLRRPTPSIASVFNKNDYDTVAIHPNDKTFYNRDKVYKYMGFNRFIDIDGFDKEKDFKGTNIADEKLMDMILNQISSGDKPKFIFAVTMQNHDPYLNEYSKLEVKTSSKNLNEAEMSILSNYASGIYDADRAFQKLISSLKNSDKPTLVYYFGDHLPRLGKPIGVYDVYNALNYFNDKEKIDTDINSYITPLAIWSNYKDISPVASKISPAQLSLHILKESGVSYPIYFNILERLNKEHPYLQNHLNGKDIQNEELVKDYKLIQYDLLFGSQYLNED from the coding sequence ATGAAAGATGCTTTTATGATTGGAATTAGATATATTAATTATCGGACAGTTATAGGAATAGCAGGGAGCTCTATTTTATTAATTATATTGGCAATTAAGTTTAGAAAATACATTGTGCAAAGTTTAGCACCAAAGCCAAGGTTTAATATGCTAATCTTAGCTTTAGTAATATTTGCAATGAATATATACATACTAGATAATTCGGAATATTTATCTGATTTAGGTATTGGTAAGTCATGGTATACAGGTAAAGAAGAAGCAGTAGACAATGGTTTATTTGTTGAAAACTTTTTTCTCATAAAAGATTATGATGAATATATATCTGATAAGCCAGAAGGGTATTCTAAAGAGAGTATTACAAGTGTGATAGATAAGCTTAGTAAATGTAATGATATTAAGGTTTCTTCAGAGGTGAGTATGAAACCTAATGTAATAGTTATTATGAGTGAAAGTTTTTGGGATGCTACACAACTTAAGGGAGTTACCTTTGATAGAGATATAGTTGAGAATGTAAGAAAGGATATTAAAGGATCCATAGTATCTCCAGTATTTGGTGGAGGAACAGCAAATGTAGAGTTTGAGGCCTTAACAGGTTTAAGTAATTATTTCACTAACCCTGGAGTAATACCTTATAATGTATATTTGAGGAGACCTACCCCTAGCATTGCATCTGTTTTTAACAAAAACGATTATGACACTGTAGCGATACACCCTAATGATAAGACCTTTTATAATAGAGATAAGGTTTATAAATATATGGGTTTTAACAGATTTATAGATATAGATGGTTTTGATAAAGAAAAAGATTTTAAAGGTACTAATATAGCTGATGAAAAATTAATGGATATGATACTAAATCAAATATCTTCTGGTGATAAGCCTAAATTTATATTTGCAGTAACTATGCAGAATCATGATCCTTACTTAAACGAATATAGTAAGCTAGAGGTTAAAACATCATCAAAAAATTTGAATGAAGCAGAGATGTCTATTTTAAGTAACTATGCATCAGGTATCTATGATGCAGATAGAGCATTTCAAAAGCTTATTAGTAGTTTAAAAAACTCTGATAAACCTACATTGGTTTACTATTTTGGAGATCATCTTCCAAGACTAGGTAAACCAATAGGTGTATATGATGTGTATAATGCACTCAATTACTTCAATGATAAGGAGAAGATAGATACCGATATCAATAGTTATATTACCCCATTAGCTATATGGTCTAACTATAAAGACATTTCACCAGTTGCTTCAAAAATATCTCCAGCTCAATTGTCGTTACATATATTAAAAGAATCTGGAGTGTCTTATCCAATATATTTTAATATACTTGAGCGATTAAACAAGGAGCATCCTTATTTGCAAAATCATTTGAATGGAAAAGATATTCAAAATGAAGAGTTGGTAAAGGACTATAAGCTTATACAATATGATTTGTTATTTGGTAGCCAATATCTAAATGAAGATTAA
- a CDS encoding homoserine dehydrogenase — MEKVRIALLGLGNVGKGVWNILNTNREAIIKRAGYDIEIAKILVRDKNKARDVEVPQELVTTDVEEIFNDDSIKIIVEVMGGLQPAKDYILRAIKERKHVVTANKLLIATNGKEIFEEAEKNEVIVNFEASVAGGIPVIHGINESLTANKIEEVIGIINGTTNYILTKMTLEGMDFEDALKEAQEKGYAEADPTSDIESYDAAYKLAILTTLAFETNVDVDSIYREGITRITSKDIEYAKELGYVIKLLAIVKEVDGKLELRVHPTMIPSIHPLANVNDSFNAIFIKGNAVGDLMLYGRGAGELPTGSAVVGDIISVLRNDGDRASIITSRYEDKEIAPMDNIGAKYYLRITVKDMPGVLGEIATIFGQEQVSIASFIQKARREDRGLVSIVIVTHDTLEGRINKSLEKINDLDIIKKVENVIRIEKLGLK, encoded by the coding sequence ATGGAAAAAGTAAGAATTGCATTATTAGGGCTAGGTAATGTAGGTAAGGGTGTTTGGAATATATTAAACACTAATAGAGAAGCTATTATAAAAAGAGCTGGGTACGATATAGAGATTGCAAAGATACTAGTTAGAGATAAAAATAAAGCAAGAGATGTGGAAGTGCCACAAGAGCTTGTTACAACTGATGTTGAAGAAATTTTTAACGATGACAGCATTAAGATAATAGTTGAGGTAATGGGTGGTTTACAGCCTGCAAAGGACTATATATTAAGAGCTATAAAAGAGAGAAAGCATGTAGTTACTGCTAATAAACTACTCATAGCCACTAATGGAAAAGAAATATTTGAAGAAGCTGAAAAGAATGAAGTTATAGTGAATTTTGAGGCTAGTGTAGCTGGTGGAATACCTGTAATTCATGGAATCAATGAAAGCTTAACTGCAAACAAGATCGAAGAAGTTATAGGAATAATAAACGGTACTACAAATTATATCTTAACTAAGATGACATTAGAAGGAATGGACTTTGAGGATGCTCTGAAAGAAGCGCAAGAAAAAGGATATGCAGAAGCGGATCCAACATCAGATATAGAAAGCTATGATGCTGCATATAAGCTTGCTATATTAACAACTCTTGCATTTGAGACAAATGTTGATGTAGATAGCATCTATAGAGAAGGAATAACTAGAATTACCTCAAAGGATATAGAGTACGCTAAAGAACTTGGATATGTTATTAAGTTACTTGCTATTGTTAAAGAAGTGGATGGAAAGCTGGAACTTAGGGTACATCCAACAATGATTCCGTCAATACATCCTCTAGCAAATGTTAATGACTCTTTTAATGCTATATTTATAAAAGGAAATGCAGTAGGAGATCTTATGCTTTATGGAAGAGGAGCAGGAGAGCTTCCAACAGGAAGTGCCGTAGTTGGAGATATAATATCTGTGCTAAGAAATGATGGAGATAGAGCAAGTATAATAACAAGTAGATATGAGGACAAAGAAATAGCTCCGATGGATAATATAGGTGCTAAGTATTATCTAAGAATAACAGTAAAGGATATGCCAGGTGTTTTAGGCGAGATAGCTACCATATTCGGACAGGAGCAAGTAAGTATAGCGTCATTTATACAAAAAGCTAGAAGAGAAGATAGGGGACTTGTTTCTATAGTTATTGTGACTCATGATACTTTAGAGGGAAGAATAAATAAATCTTTAGAAAAAATTAATGATTTAGATATAATAAAGAAAGTTGAAAATGTAATAAGAATAGAGAAACTCGGACTGAAATAA
- a CDS encoding arsenate reductase family protein encodes MNIQIYGVKKCFDTKKAERYFKERKIKYQFIDLNMVGLGKRELETVRNAVGLSNLINKECKDYERLNLHRIINNSVKEEILLNNPKLYKTPIVRNGKLATVGYEPKVWEDWE; translated from the coding sequence ATGAATATTCAAATATACGGAGTGAAGAAGTGCTTTGATACCAAGAAAGCAGAAAGATATTTCAAAGAAAGAAAGATAAAGTATCAATTTATTGATTTAAATATGGTAGGGTTAGGGAAGAGAGAGTTGGAAACGGTAAGGAATGCTGTGGGTCTAAGTAATCTAATAAATAAAGAATGTAAGGATTATGAAAGATTAAATTTACACCGTATTATTAATAATAGCGTAAAAGAAGAAATACTTTTAAATAACCCTAAGCTGTATAAGACACCTATTGTTAGAAATGGAAAACTTGCAACTGTAGGTTATGAACCTAAGGTGTGGGAAGATTGGGAATAG